In Niveispirillum cyanobacteriorum, the following proteins share a genomic window:
- a CDS encoding gamma-glutamyl-gamma-aminobutyrate hydrolase family protein, producing MTRSAKPLVGLPCDARELGPHPFHVVGDKYIRAVSHGAGCQPMLIPALGDWWDVDGLLDRLGGLFLTGSPSNLHTGLYGLPDAMLTPPLDPARDATTLPLLKGALARGIPVFAVCRGFQELNVALGGTLHPRIQEVPGRMDHREPKEAPVEVQYAPVHPVTLTQGGEFARITGLSEMMVNSLHQQGIDRIADALAIEAVAPDGQIEGVRYTGGPGFAMGVQWHPEWRFWENPPYAALLSAFGDAVRAYAGR from the coding sequence ATGACCCGTTCCGCCAAACCGCTGGTCGGCCTGCCCTGCGACGCGCGTGAACTGGGCCCGCATCCGTTCCATGTGGTGGGCGACAAATACATCCGCGCTGTCAGTCATGGGGCAGGGTGTCAGCCGATGCTGATCCCGGCCCTGGGCGACTGGTGGGATGTTGACGGGCTTCTGGACCGGCTGGGCGGGCTGTTCCTGACGGGCAGCCCCAGCAACCTGCATACGGGCCTTTATGGCCTGCCCGACGCGATGCTGACCCCGCCGCTGGACCCCGCCCGCGACGCCACCACCTTGCCGCTGCTGAAAGGCGCCCTGGCGCGCGGTATTCCAGTTTTCGCGGTGTGCCGCGGGTTTCAGGAACTGAACGTGGCGCTGGGCGGCACCCTGCATCCGCGTATTCAGGAGGTGCCGGGCCGCATGGACCACCGGGAGCCGAAGGAAGCGCCGGTGGAGGTGCAGTATGCGCCCGTCCATCCCGTGACCCTGACACAAGGCGGTGAATTCGCCCGCATCACGGGCCTGTCGGAGATGATGGTGAATTCCCTGCATCAGCAGGGGATCGACCGCATCGCCGACGCTCTGGCCATTGAAGCGGTAGCGCCCGATGGGCAGATCGAGGGCGTGCGGTATACGGGCGGTCCCGGCTTTGCCATGGGCGTGCAATGGCACCCGGAATGGCGCTTCTGGGAAAACCCGCCCTACGCGGCGCTGCTGTCGGCCTTTGGCGACGCCGTCAGAGCCTATGCGGGCCGGTGA
- a CDS encoding carbonic anhydrase, with the protein MLKDLIEGFREFRRTNFKQQRGLFRTLAWAGQKPKAALITCCDSRVDPTLIFAAQPGDLFVVRNVANLVPPYKPNQDYHGTSAALEFAVRELGVQLLVVMGHSQCGGVAALPKDRSDQKSDFVDHWMSIAEPALAKLREGQPAGAETDLPELERAVVRLSLDNLRTFPWIAEAEREGRLLLCGMLFDVADAELHVLDNATGQFHPVSPPRPRFHSTHSALSATAAAAVDGQAEETAAHT; encoded by the coding sequence ATGCTGAAGGACCTGATCGAAGGGTTCCGGGAATTCCGGCGCACGAATTTCAAGCAGCAGCGGGGCCTGTTCCGCACGCTGGCCTGGGCCGGCCAGAAGCCGAAGGCCGCCCTGATCACCTGCTGTGACAGCCGCGTCGACCCGACCCTGATTTTCGCGGCCCAGCCGGGCGACCTTTTCGTTGTCCGGAACGTCGCCAATCTGGTTCCGCCCTATAAGCCCAACCAGGATTACCACGGTACGTCGGCAGCACTGGAGTTCGCGGTACGCGAACTGGGCGTGCAGCTGCTGGTGGTCATGGGCCACAGCCAGTGCGGTGGTGTTGCCGCCCTGCCAAAGGACCGCAGCGACCAGAAGTCGGACTTCGTCGATCACTGGATGTCGATCGCCGAACCCGCCCTGGCCAAACTGCGCGAGGGGCAGCCGGCAGGAGCGGAAACCGACCTGCCGGAACTGGAACGTGCCGTGGTCCGGCTGTCGCTGGATAATCTGCGCACCTTCCCCTGGATCGCAGAGGCCGAACGGGAAGGCCGCCTGTTGTTGTGCGGCATGCTGTTCGACGTGGCCGATGCGGAACTGCATGTGCTGGACAATGCCACGGGCCAGTTCCACCCCGTATCCCCGCCGCGCCCGCGCTTCCATTCCACCCATTCGGCCCTGTCCGCCACCGCCGCCGCCGCCGTTGACGGTCAGGCGGAAGAGACGGCGGCCCATACATAA
- a CDS encoding helix-turn-helix domain-containing protein, which produces MSDKKAMLGHKVRRLRRDLKMTQAQMAEEIGVSPSYLNLIEANQRPLTVPLLLKIASVYGIDMASFAEDDETRLVASLREVFADPLFEAGDIKAQDMKEVAAAAPNLGHAIVSMYRAYREAREDLGALAEKVADRDKLQVMGAQAFPQEEVSEFFQAEQNHFPDLEIAAESLWIDGDLDSGNLYGTLSAHLQKKHGVRVRLMPIDVMGGAICRYDRHSKRVLISEMLDPAGRTFQLASQAALLGQAALLDAAVSRGSFSHDESRRLARVGLANYFASALMMPYGRFLTAAKEVRYDIEILSRRFVASFEQVCHRLTALQRPGAKGVPLFFARVDPAGNMSKRFSAAPGFHFARFGGACPRWHVHDAFRRPGEIQTQLARMPDGTAFFSIVRTVEKPGGGWKQPARQFAVAIGCDLAHAAQLTYADGLDLSNMEAATPIGVNCRVCPRLDCTQRAFPPLSHRLAVDEHIRGVSSYVSVGAV; this is translated from the coding sequence ATGTCCGACAAGAAGGCCATGTTGGGCCACAAGGTCCGCCGCCTGCGCCGTGACCTGAAGATGACACAGGCACAGATGGCGGAGGAGATCGGGGTCTCCCCCTCCTATCTGAACCTGATTGAGGCCAATCAGCGCCCGCTGACGGTACCGCTGCTGCTGAAGATTGCATCGGTCTATGGCATCGACATGGCCAGCTTTGCGGAAGATGATGAGACGCGGCTGGTGGCGAGCCTGCGGGAAGTGTTTGCCGATCCCCTGTTCGAAGCCGGCGATATCAAGGCCCAGGACATGAAGGAGGTTGCGGCGGCGGCCCCTAACCTGGGCCACGCCATCGTGTCGATGTACCGCGCCTATCGCGAAGCTCGGGAGGATCTGGGGGCGCTGGCGGAGAAGGTGGCCGACCGCGACAAGTTGCAGGTCATGGGCGCCCAGGCCTTTCCGCAGGAGGAAGTGTCGGAATTCTTCCAGGCTGAACAGAACCATTTCCCCGATCTGGAGATCGCGGCGGAAAGCCTGTGGATCGATGGCGATCTGGATAGCGGCAATCTCTATGGCACGCTGTCGGCGCATTTGCAGAAAAAGCATGGGGTGCGGGTGCGCCTGATGCCCATCGATGTGATGGGCGGGGCCATCTGCCGCTATGACAGGCATTCCAAGCGCGTTCTGATCTCCGAAATGCTGGACCCGGCGGGCCGCACCTTCCAACTGGCCAGTCAGGCGGCCCTGCTGGGGCAGGCGGCGCTGCTGGATGCGGCCGTCTCACGCGGGTCGTTCAGCCATGACGAGTCTCGCCGGCTGGCACGGGTGGGGCTGGCCAATTACTTCGCATCGGCCCTGATGATGCCCTATGGCCGGTTCCTGACGGCGGCGAAGGAGGTGCGGTACGACATCGAAATCCTGTCCCGCCGCTTCGTCGCCAGCTTTGAGCAGGTCTGCCACCGGTTGACGGCGCTGCAACGGCCGGGGGCCAAGGGCGTGCCTTTGTTCTTCGCCCGTGTCGATCCCGCCGGCAACATGTCGAAACGGTTCAGTGCGGCACCCGGATTCCATTTTGCGCGTTTCGGTGGGGCGTGCCCGCGTTGGCATGTGCATGACGCTTTCCGGCGGCCGGGGGAGATTCAGACACAGCTGGCCCGTATGCCCGATGGTACCGCCTTCTTCTCCATCGTACGCACGGTGGAGAAGCCGGGCGGCGGCTGGAAACAGCCGGCGCGGCAATTCGCGGTGGCCATCGGGTGCGATCTGGCCCATGCAGCACAGCTGACCTATGCCGATGGCCTGGACCTGTCCAACATGGAAGCGGCCACACCTATTGGGGTCAATTGCCGCGTCTGCCCGCGCCTGGACTGCACCCAGCGCGCCTTCCCACCGCTCTCCCACCGGCTGGCGGTGGATGAACATATCAGGGGCGTGTCGAGCTATGTCAGCGTGGGGGCGGTGTAA
- a CDS encoding LolA family protein, which yields MRKIILGLLAAAALSLPAAAAPTKGKAQPPPALSAEEQARLPAVEAYLNDIRSLKSQFIQSSDDGAAMATGTFQLLRPGRMRIDYNENGNYIVADGRFVYFWDAEVKEQQNAPIGSTLADFLLRDNIRLSGDVTVTRMGQDDGVLEVTLVQTKEPGQGSLTLVFEEKPFGLRKWRVLDAQDRTTEVALQNPQFGVSLDKDQFYFRESGRRRERD from the coding sequence ATGCGCAAGATCATCCTGGGCCTTCTGGCCGCCGCCGCCCTGTCGCTTCCCGCCGCTGCCGCCCCCACCAAGGGCAAGGCCCAACCGCCGCCCGCCCTGTCGGCGGAGGAACAGGCCCGCCTGCCGGCGGTGGAGGCCTATCTCAACGATATCCGCAGCCTGAAATCGCAGTTCATCCAGTCCAGCGACGATGGCGCGGCCATGGCGACCGGCACGTTCCAGCTGCTGCGCCCCGGTCGCATGCGCATCGATTATAACGAGAACGGCAATTACATCGTCGCCGATGGCCGCTTCGTCTATTTCTGGGACGCTGAGGTCAAGGAGCAGCAGAACGCCCCCATCGGCAGTACGCTGGCCGACTTCCTGCTGCGCGATAATATCCGCCTGTCCGGCGACGTGACCGTGACCCGCATGGGCCAGGATGACGGCGTGCTGGAGGTGACCCTGGTCCAGACCAAGGAACCCGGCCAGGGCAGCCTGACCCTGGTGTTTGAGGAAAAGCCCTTCGGCCTTCGCAAATGGCGGGTGCTGGACGCGCAGGACCGGACCACCGAAGTGGCCTTGCAGAACCCGCAATTCGGCGTCAGCCTGGACAAGGATCAGTTCTATTTCCGTGAATCCGGCCGCCGCCGGGAACGTGATTAA